One Lysinibacillus fusiformis genomic window carries:
- a CDS encoding YlaN family protein → MDTKSQTSFQEKALELLVADADKIARLIRVQMDHLTMPQCPLYEEVLDTQMFGLSREIDFAVKLGLIEREKGKEILDSLEKELSVLHDAYTDK, encoded by the coding sequence ATGGATACGAAATCACAAACTTCTTTTCAAGAGAAGGCTTTGGAGCTTTTAGTTGCTGATGCAGATAAAATTGCTCGCCTCATTCGAGTACAAATGGATCATTTAACCATGCCACAATGCCCTTTATATGAAGAAGTATTAGATACACAAATGTTCGGCCTTTCACGTGAAATAGACTTTGCTGTGAAGCTTGGACTCATTGAACGCGAAAAAGGCAAAGAAATTCTCGACTCGCTCGAGAAAGAACTTTCTGTACTACATGACGCGTATACAGACAAATAA
- a CDS encoding FtsW/RodA/SpoVE family cell cycle protein — protein MKQYLKRYAQNFDYPLFFTVLLLSLFGLVMIYSSSIMVAIVREEQAPDYFYQKQVTNLTVAFLGFLAAAFFPYKHYANKNIMLLLTIVLVVLFTWVKVAGHGAEDVGSQSWIKVPGLGNFQPSEYSKLFIILYFAAAFYRKGQKYTLEKLQPTEIFYPIFLWILVVAGVAFETDLGAVIILCGIAMSVVAASGIPFKTFWKFFGVLGAFGTAILGMLWLFKGNLLSGNRKGRIQSYINPFDYEDGFGHQVVNSYYAIGGGGLEGRGLGQSIQKLGYLPEPQTDFIMAIIMEELGIWGVLIVLGGLGFIVYKGFSIALRTKDPLARMIAAGIASWIAWQSFINLGGVTGIIPLTGVTLPFISYGGTSIILLSLAMGILVNVSMFEKVARKNSQS, from the coding sequence ATGAAACAATACTTAAAAAGGTATGCACAAAATTTTGATTATCCATTATTTTTTACGGTCCTATTGTTAAGTTTATTTGGCTTAGTGATGATTTATAGTTCAAGTATAATGGTGGCCATTGTACGAGAAGAACAAGCACCAGATTACTTTTATCAAAAACAGGTAACGAACTTAACTGTAGCATTTTTAGGATTCCTGGCAGCAGCTTTTTTCCCATACAAGCATTATGCGAATAAGAATATTATGCTGTTACTTACGATTGTGTTAGTGGTGTTATTTACATGGGTGAAAGTAGCTGGTCATGGTGCAGAGGATGTAGGGTCTCAAAGTTGGATTAAGGTGCCAGGATTGGGGAATTTCCAACCTTCCGAATATTCAAAACTATTTATAATTTTATATTTTGCCGCGGCTTTTTATCGAAAGGGGCAAAAGTATACGTTAGAAAAATTACAGCCTACGGAAATTTTTTATCCAATATTTCTTTGGATACTTGTTGTAGCAGGTGTAGCCTTTGAAACTGATTTAGGGGCTGTTATCATACTTTGCGGGATTGCTATGTCAGTGGTAGCAGCAAGTGGTATTCCATTTAAAACGTTCTGGAAGTTTTTTGGTGTGTTGGGAGCATTCGGCACAGCCATTTTGGGGATGCTCTGGCTATTTAAAGGGAATTTGCTATCAGGAAACCGTAAAGGACGTATTCAATCTTATATAAATCCGTTCGATTATGAAGATGGTTTTGGTCATCAGGTTGTGAATAGCTATTATGCCATTGGTGGTGGTGGTTTAGAAGGTAGAGGTCTCGGTCAATCGATTCAAAAACTAGGTTATTTACCTGAACCACAAACAGATTTTATTATGGCAATTATCATGGAGGAACTCGGTATTTGGGGAGTACTAATCGTTTTAGGTGGTTTAGGATTTATTGTTTATAAAGGATTTTCAATTGCTTTACGTACGAAAGATCCGCTAGCACGCATGATTGCGGCTGGAATAGCGAGCTGGATTGCATGGCAATCGTTTATTAATCTTGGGGGTGTAACAGGGATAATCCCGTTAACCGGTGTAACGCTACCTTTTATTAGTTATGGCGGGACATCTATAATTTTGCTATCTTTAGCTATGGGAATATTAGTGAATGTTTCCATGTTTGAAAAGGTAGCAAGGAAAAATTCACAATCATAA